A single Deltaproteobacteria bacterium DNA region contains:
- a CDS encoding MFS transporter, which translates to MRKFGSYFGFGRNVFAAGLVSFFMDVSSEMVYPLVPLFLSNVLGVNKSVIGLIEGIAESTASLLKVFSGWFSDRIGTRKGLMGAGYAISVLSRPFIALAVTWQHILASRCIDRLGKGIRTAPRDALIADSADPAVISRAFSYHRSMDTLGAVIGPALAFFLLSLFAGDFRKVFWVSMIPGIIAVFLIVFFIKEKKRALPACHNRPKLTLAHFDGRFKFFVLITTIFAIGNSSDVFLILRAQQLGISTAMIPVVYLTFNLVYSLSAIPAGMAADRFGMKRVVLIGFILFALIYYGFAVVGSAAAVWILFGLYGIFMGLTEGVQKAFLTTIIPPDFKATAFGVYNTAIGLALFPASLIGGWLWDHVSPAATFYYGSAMAAVSTLLFIAFIASLSKKAPV; encoded by the coding sequence GTGAGAAAATTTGGCAGTTATTTCGGCTTTGGCAGAAATGTCTTTGCTGCCGGACTCGTCAGCTTCTTTATGGACGTCAGCTCCGAGATGGTCTATCCCCTCGTGCCCCTGTTTTTATCAAATGTACTGGGGGTCAACAAATCGGTAATCGGTCTTATCGAAGGAATTGCGGAATCCACCGCCAGCCTGCTGAAGGTTTTCTCGGGCTGGTTCTCCGACAGGATAGGAACGCGCAAAGGCCTGATGGGGGCCGGATATGCCATTTCCGTCCTGAGCAGGCCGTTTATCGCCTTGGCTGTCACCTGGCAGCACATCCTGGCCTCCAGATGCATAGACCGGCTCGGCAAGGGCATACGCACCGCACCCAGGGATGCCCTCATCGCGGATTCAGCAGACCCCGCGGTGATTTCTCGGGCTTTCAGCTACCACCGCTCAATGGATACGCTCGGCGCCGTCATCGGACCTGCCCTTGCCTTCTTCCTGCTCAGCTTGTTTGCCGGGGATTTCAGAAAGGTGTTCTGGGTGTCCATGATACCGGGGATAATCGCCGTTTTCCTGATAGTCTTCTTCATTAAAGAAAAGAAGAGGGCTCTTCCGGCGTGTCATAACAGGCCAAAACTGACCCTTGCGCATTTCGACGGGAGGTTTAAATTCTTTGTCCTCATCACGACTATATTTGCCATCGGGAACTCCAGCGACGTTTTCCTGATCCTGAGGGCTCAGCAGTTGGGCATCAGCACCGCCATGATCCCGGTGGTTTACCTGACCTTCAACCTTGTTTATTCATTATCCGCTATTCCTGCCGGTATGGCGGCGGATAGATTTGGAATGAAGAGGGTAGTACTTATCGGCTTCATTTTGTTTGCCCTCATATATTATGGATTCGCCGTTGTTGGCTCTGCGGCTGCCGTCTGGATATTGTTCGGCTTGTATGGCATTTTCATGGGTCTTACGGAAGGTGTGCAGAAGGCATTCCTGACAACCATCATCCCGCCTGACTTCAAGGCGACGGCATTCGGTGTTTACAATACCGCCATCGGCCTGGCGCTGTTTCCTGCCAGTCTCATCGGTGGCTGGTTGTGGGACCACGTTTCGCCGGCGGCAACATTCTATTACGGTTCGGCAATGGCCGCTGTTTCCACCCTGCTGTTTATCGCCTTCATCGCTTCGTTGAGCAAAAAGGCCCCTGTTTAA